ATCTTTGCTCCCTCTTGATCTTCTTCAGCGATAGATTAGTCTTGGAAGTGGTCGAGCTACAGCACCCCTCCCCCAATGAACATAATCGATCTTATTGTAAAATCAATGTCTTACTTCATAGATTCGAGAGAATGCTCCTACGCGGGGTTGATTGACGTGTCTTTTTTAATGCTCCTTTGATAAAGGTAAAGCAGTGGCCCAAGAACCCTCTACATCTAAGCCCAAGCCCAAACAAAACTAGACCCAAGAATGCTGGAATGAGAATCCTGACCATGAATACTTTTCTCTTCTGACCTATGTATGCCTGGATTCCTGTCAGCTGGAGCAGCGCCAAAATCTCCCTTGGTCTTCACCAAACTATACCTCTGCACCTCAGGAAAAAAAAAACTATACCTCTACTACTACCTAATGTgaaacatatactccctctgtaaagaaatactccctctgtaaagaaatataagagcatttagatcagtaAAGTAGTGATCGAAATGCTCTTATatgtctttacagagggagtataagagtgtttagatcactaaagtagatcctactttagtgatctaaacactcttatatttctttacagagggaaaaCTAGTCAATAGGGGCGTAGATATCCAATTCAACCAAAGGAACATGCAGGTTCAGCATAGAGCTAAAAGGGTGGGAAATTTAAAACCAAGCATGTTAATCCACATCAACACATTTCAATCAAGCGGGCAGAACAGTAAACATGTTAATTGAACTGTTCTGAATCTTCAGCAAAACATGAAGGCTAGGCTAAGTAACACACACTAGGCATCAAGTTCGACAACATAGCTTGAAGATACCATCTCTGATTACACACAGAAGCATTGGACCATCATGGGTACAGAACCTCCTCCCCACCGCTGCAATAAACACGGCATTTCACAGATGGGTTTTCCCTCAAAATTCTGTAGGTTTTCTTGCATCCTCTGCTGGTTGGTAAATTCTCAGGGTGCAATGTCATGGTCATTGTTTTCATCAGAGGCGCGGATCTGAACAAAAGTTTCAAGAAAGCAATTTCACCGCCAGTTCCTTCTGAACCTTCTATTTCAACTTCTTCAAGAGCTGCCAGGGAGATAGTTTGACTTCTCCAATTTTGGGGTTGATCACAAGGACAATTTGGTGGGCACACTCCCGTGCACTGAAATAGAAGTGAAGTACTGTTGATTCTTCgtaaccatgcaattaacttgtgcGGTTATCTCATTAATCTAGCACTGTAGCTAAACAGATTTCTTCATAAATGTATATATCAGGTAGCTGAAGTGAAGAATTACCATGAATTTGTTTATGTCCACCTTAAGCTTCTGTATAAAGGTGCAGATCCCAAGTAGATTCGACACCACTGGCCCAAAAGCATGCCCCCGTCTTATCAGATGTAGCTGAAGAACAGAAAAGTTGGGAAGTGATGCTATCTCTTCACTGAAGTTCCTGTCCGCGAATGGTGCATAAGCCTCAGCATAATCCTCCAAATCCATAAGCATGGACTGAaggaaatagaaaaaaaaacataGTATAAGAACAACGATTGCATCTGGTGCACAAGCCCGCAAATGTATAAGCATGTAGTGAAGAAAATTAGGGGGGAAATCACAGTACAAGAACAACAATGTGGCAACATACCACAAAAGTTTAATCAACAAATTGCTAACTGGAGCATGCATGCAGGCAAGGTCTCTCATATGAAGGTCAATGAAGGACGGGCATGACTAGACAGAATAGTTGGTGAGCATCAAGGTCCAAATTAGTTTCCTATTGGCAGCCACAATATTGACGAAATAGCAATGTTGGTGGCCTTTGCTCAATTTATTTTACCTTGGAAATATAAATATGGATTAAGTTTTGTCTGATGCATGATTCCTCTTTCGATTTGAAGCCTACATGGTTTCATCAGATAACATATTTTTATCATGCACCAATTGACACATTCTAACATGAATATACTACAAATTTGGAGCAGAGAAAAATAGAGCAGAACAGATGACGCACCGGACCAGCATCTATGGTTAATCGTAAGGTGTTGACGCTCTCCTTGTTCCATAGGCTCAGGTGGAGCATGCGCCAGCCGTCATCCCCGACATTTTGGAAGGGGCACGCGAAGTCCCACCAGAGATTCTCCACCATCGGCGCGGAGAAGGACACGCTGAACTGCGAGTACATGCTGATCGATAGCTTCAACTGCTTAAGCGCAGGCGCCAGGATGTCGATGCCGTCCAACCAACAGTTGTCGCTCACGACAAGCTCCTCAATCGTCGTTGAGTGGACTTTGATCTTACAGAGACGCCCGCCATTGCCCACCTCCAATACGCGCAGGCGAGGGCAGCGCTGGATAAGTTTATCCATGTCGAAGCCGCAGCCAGCGATGGACAGCCTCTCCAACACAGGGAACTCAAGTCCATGGGCCGGCGGTGATAGACACAGGTTTTGCACTTCCAGCTTGATGGAGGTGGCTCGGTGGAAAACAGGAACCTCGATGGGAGCCTCCGTACAGTTCCCGCAAGCAGTGAAGACCAGAGCcgtgggcgccagccgcgcagccgTGCGGAGCAGCGCCGAGACGCGGGCAGGGTCAATCTCGTCCCTGTGTTCCTCGGGTATGTCAATCTCGAGGAGGGAGATGGCGGGGCGGGCGACCTGGCCGAGGGCGGCTTCGAGAGCATCCGGCGCGATCTCGCGGAAGGAGAGCTCGGTAAGGTACCTCCAGAGGCCGCGCCACGGGCGGGCGACGGCGCTGGTGAGGGCGGCGGTGCGAGCGCAGCGGAGACGAACGAGTACCTGGAGGAGCAGGTCGTCGGGGAGAGCACTGATCCGGTCCGCTCTGACGCCTTCTGAGCGGAAGCGCCGGCGCCGGCTGGACACGGACGACGACGGAGGGTTGAGGCGGTCGCCCGACGGCAACTCCATCGCGCCACTCCGCCACTTCGAGTGCGGCGGCCGGAAATGGACGACAGAGAGGAATTGGGGGAGCTCTGGAACTGGGGGGCTGTTCGGTTGGGCTTGGGCCGATTGAAGTGAGAGTCGAACAACAAGGCCAACTGTGGCAGGCCGGCCCGTTAGCATGCGTGTCTGGCCCGTGCCGGGCCGGCCCGGCACGGCCCATTTTTTTTATTTCTTATAGGCTAATAGGCAGTCCAATAGGCTAATACTAGGTGGGTTGACGGCTAAACGTGTTGATGGGCCGGCCTATTTAATATTAGTGTCGTGCCTGGGCCTGGTAGGGCAACACTCGTGTCGGCCCGGCACAACCCGTGTAGTTCGCGTGCCTAGCCGGGTCGTGTCATGTCAGGCCCGTATAACCCAGGGCGGGTCATGCCGGGCCGGGCTAGCCAATCTGGCTAGGTATGGATGAGAGCATATCTACCCTTCCATCCCTAAAAAAAACTCTGCCTTTCCATATTTTTTCATTCCAAGTcacaatgtactactccctccctccgtttctaaatatttgtctttctagagatttcaacaagtgtctacgtacgaagcaaaatgagtgaatctacactataaaatatgtctacatacatccgtatgttgtaaccatttaaaatctctaaaaagacaaatatttaggaacagatggagtaGCTTGTTGAGAGTTGGTCAATAATGAGTCCAAATTATGTGATGTTCTTTATTTTTGCTTTGTGTCTACGTATTAGGATTTGCCGGGTTTTATCTTGTCCATGCACTGCCTTTTGCGGTTTTCTTCGGGATGTTGTTTTTTAAGTGTTTGGAGGATTAAGGAAAGAACACCCAAAAAGATGATGAAATCATGTCATTTAATGTGATAAATAATGACCATGAAAGAATCAAGCATATAGTAGAAGAAGGGAGTGGGGGAAGCAACCAGAGCGCTCGACGGAGCACTGTGCTGCCGCTACCGCTTGGTCACCTACTCCACTCCTCGCGATCGGACCATGGATCAGATGCCCAGAGACTTCAGAAACTCTTCCAGAATAGAGAACTCTAGCCTCTGGAGGTGAAATTGGCAAGGAGGATATCGCTATCACCATAACCTCATGCAAGGGGACGTCGGCAtcaatcatcttcatcatcatcttcaccgccACCCATCTCCATCTCGTTGTGTACTGACCCTCTTGTTGATCCCTACGTGTATCACCCGTTTGTTCCATCGATGTTTACCACCTCAGTTGTTAGGGATATGGATGAACCTTGGTCTGTATAAAAGCTGAAACGATAATAAAGATATGCAATTCTTTGTTGAATGTTTGGTTTAATAGCATTCGTAAATATTATGAAAGGGCCCCACTAAGCATTTCTCCCGGAAGGCCACGAAGCATATTACTGTTGTTGTAAAGGTTAGGATGTTGAGGTAATTCGAGGTGACAGTAAAATCTTATCTACCTCACATTTGCAATTGATAGGGAATAACGGGGAGCCCTTAGCGAGGCCGCTTCTACAGGGAATCCCTTAATTCTCGTACTGAGAATCAAAGCAGGAAAACTACAGCATTGGCGTGTGTGATACAAAGTCTACCTAGAGTAGAACGTATATTGCATCCGGTTCCACCCAATCACAGATATCAAGAGTGACTCAAGTATCCAGTTTAGAACTATGTAAAGGCACATGTTACGTTATAGATACATACACTACTAGAATCAGCTTCTATGCCGTCAGCCAGCAAACGGCAAAACGTCCGGCTGAACGAGCGTCGACAAAGGgcactttgtcgtctgctggcggacggcaaaggtcatggctctttgccgtctgccagcagatggcaaagaggcctctTTTCCATCTGTTGGCAGACAGAAAAgactgcaggctctttgccatctgttggcagacggcaaagactgctggcagatggcaaagagaccaaATAGGCATTAATTCTGTTTCTTTTTATATCCATTCATTTTCATAgaaatcacacacacacacgcacgcacgacatgcacacgcgcgcgcgcacgcacgcacacacacacacacacacacacacacacatatatatatatgtgtgtgtgtgtgtgtgtgtgtgtatgtgtgtgtgtgtgttggaaatatgccctagaggcaataataaaatggttattattatatttccttgttcatgataattgtctgttattcatgctatagttgtgttatccgaaaatcataatacacgtgtgaatacatagaccacaacatgtccctagtgtgcctctagttgactagctcgttgatcaatagatagtcatggtttcctgactatggacattggatgtcattgataacgggatcacatcattaggagaatgatgtgatggaaaagacccaatcctaagcatagctcaaagatcgtgtagttcgtcttgctagagtttttccaatgtcaagtatcttttccttagaccatgagattgtgtaactcccggataccgtaggagtgctttgggtgtaccaaacgtcacaacataactgggtgactataaaggtatactacgggtatccacgaaagtgtctgttgggttgacacggatcgagactgggatttgtcactccctatgacagagaggtatctctgggaccactcggtaatgcatcatcataatgagctcaaagtgacgaa
Above is a window of Triticum dicoccoides isolate Atlit2015 ecotype Zavitan chromosome 5B, WEW_v2.0, whole genome shotgun sequence DNA encoding:
- the LOC119307360 gene encoding uncharacterized protein LOC119307360 isoform X1; translation: MELPSGDRLNPPSSSVSSRRRRFRSEGVRADRISALPDDLLLQVLVRLRCARTAALTSAVARPWRGLWRYLTELSFREIAPDALEAALGQVARPAISLLEIDIPEEHRDEIDPARVSALLRTAARLAPTALVFTACGNCTEAPIEVPVFHRATSIKLEVQNLCLSPPAHGLEFPVLERLSIAGCGFDMDKLIQRCPRLRVLEVGNGGRLCKIKVHSTTIEELVVSDNCWLDGIDILAPALKQLKLSISMYSQFSVSFSAPMVENLWWDFACPFQNVGDDGWRMLHLSLWNKESVNTLRLTIDAGPSMLMDLEDYAEAYAPFADRNFSEEIASLPNFSVLQLHLIRRGHAFGPVVSNLLGICTFIQKLKVDINKFMCTGVCPPNCPCDQPQNWRSQTISLAALEEVEIEGSEGTGGEIAFLKLLFRSAPLMKTMTMTLHPENLPTSRGCKKTYRILRENPSVKCRVYCSGGEEVLYP
- the LOC119307360 gene encoding uncharacterized protein LOC119307360 isoform X2, which translates into the protein MELPSGDRLNPPSSSVSSRRRRFRSEGVRADRISALPDDLLLQVLVRLRCARTAALTSAVARPWRGLWRYLTELSFREIAPDALEAALGQVARPAISLLEIDIPEEHRDEIDPARVSALLRTAARLAPTALVFTACGNCTEAPIEVPVFHRATSIKLEVQNLCLSPPAHGLEFPVLERLSIAGCGFDMDKLIQRCPRLRVLEVGNGGRLCKIKVHSTTIEELVVSDNCWLDGIDILAPALKQLKLSISMYSQFSVSFSAPMVENLWWDFACPFQNVGDDGWRMLHLSLWNKESVNTLRLTIDAGPELQ